A single window of Helicobacter pylori DNA harbors:
- a CDS encoding DUF3971 domain-containing protein: MKKRKHVSKKVFNVIILFVAVFTLLVVIHKTLSNGIHIQNLKIGKLGISELYLKLNNKLSLEVERIDLSSFFHQKPTKKRLEVSDLIKNIRYGIWAVSYFEKLKVKEIILDDKNKANIFFDGNKYELEFPGIKGEFSLEDDKNIKLKIINLLFKNIKVQVDGNAHYSPKARKMAFNLIVKPLIEPSAAIYLQGLTDLKTIELKINTSPMKSLAFLKPLFQHQSQKNLKTWIFDKIQFASFKIDNALIKANFTPSEFIPSLLENSVVKATLMKPSVVFNDGLSPIKMDKTELIFKNKQLLIQPQKITYETMELTGSYATFSNLLEAPKLEVFLKTTPNYYGDSIKDLLSAYKVVLPLDKISMPSSADLKLTLQFLKNTAPLFSVQGSVNLQEGTLSLYNIPLYTQNANISLDITQEYRYIYIETTHTRYENMLDLDAKIALDLNKKTLSLDSLVHKIRFNTNNSVNMRSYGLNNDQDNPQPTKFSLDLKSLHSIIQEGENSEVFRRKIIDTIKAQSEDKFTKDVFYATGDTLKNLSLNFDFSNPNHMQWNVPQLLLEGEFKDNAYVFRIKDLKKIKPYSPIMKYFALEDGSLEVSTSDFINIDFFAKDLKITLPIYHSNGKQFNSLSLFGSINKDEISVYTPSKSISIKVKGDQKDITLNNIDLSIDDFLDSKMPAIAELFSKERKEKPSSKEIQDEDVFISAKQRYEKAHKIIPISTRIHAKDVVLIYKKMPFPLENLDIVAQDDRVKIDGNYKNAMIMADLVHGALYLKAHNFSGDYINTILQKDFVEGGLFTLIGALEDQVFNGELKFQNTSLKNFALMQNMVNLINTIPSLIVFRNPHLGANGYQIKTGSVVFGITKEYLGLEKIDLVGKTLDIAGNGIIELDKNKLDLNLEVSTIKALSNVLNKIPIVGYLVLGKGGKITTNVNVKGTLDKPKTQVTLASDIIQAPFKILRRIFTPIDIIVDEVKKNIESKRKLK, translated from the coding sequence ATGAAGAAAAGAAAACATGTATCCAAGAAAGTGTTTAATGTCATTATCTTGTTTGTGGCAGTATTCACTCTTTTAGTCGTCATTCACAAAACCCTTTCAAACGGCATTCACATACAAAATTTAAAAATTGGAAAGCTTGGCATTTCTGAATTATACTTAAAACTCAATAACAAGCTTTCTTTAGAAGTTGAACGCATTGATCTCTCTTCTTTCTTCCATCAAAAACCCACTAAAAAGCGTTTAGAAGTTTCTGATTTGATTAAAAATATCCGTTATGGCATTTGGGCGGTGTCTTATTTTGAAAAGCTGAAAGTCAAAGAAATCATTTTAGACGATAAAAATAAAGCCAATATCTTTTTTGACGGGAACAAATACGAGTTGGAATTTCCAGGAATCAAAGGGGAATTTTCCCTAGAAGACGATAAAAATATCAAGCTTAAAATCATCAATCTGCTTTTTAAAAATATTAAAGTCCAAGTGGATGGCAACGCCCACTATTCACCTAAAGCCAGGAAAATGGCGTTCAATTTGATTGTCAAGCCCTTAATCGAACCCAGCGCTGCAATTTATTTGCAAGGGCTAACCGATTTAAAAACCATAGAATTAAAAATCAACACTTCTCCAATGAAAAGCCTGGCGTTTTTAAAGCCTCTTTTCCAACACCAATCGCAAAAAAATTTAAAAACATGGATTTTTGACAAGATCCAATTTGCCAGCTTTAAGATTGATAACGCTTTAATCAAGGCTAATTTCACTCCTAGCGAGTTTATCCCATCGCTTTTAGAAAATTCTGTAGTTAAAGCCACTTTGATGAAGCCTTCAGTCGTTTTCAATGATGGCTTATCGCCCATTAAAATGGATAAAACCGAATTGATTTTCAAAAACAAACAGCTCCTCATACAGCCCCAAAAAATCACTTATGAAACCATGGAATTAACCGGCTCTTACGCCACTTTTTCCAATTTGTTAGAAGCCCCCAAGTTGGAGGTTTTTTTAAAAACGACCCCTAATTATTATGGCGATAGCATTAAGGATTTATTGAGCGCTTATAAAGTCGTTTTACCTTTGGATAAAATCAGCATGCCATCTAGCGCGGATTTGAAACTCACCTTACAATTCTTGAAAAACACCGCCCCCTTATTTAGCGTTCAAGGCAGCGTTAATTTGCAAGAAGGCACTCTCTCGCTCTATAATATCCCCCTTTATACGCAAAACGCTAATATAAGCTTAGATATTACCCAAGAATACCGATACATTTACATAGAAACTACCCACACCCGCTATGAAAACATGCTGGATTTAGACGCTAAAATCGCTTTAGATTTGAATAAAAAAACCCTCTCTTTAGATTCTTTAGTCCATAAAATACGATTCAACACTAACAATAGTGTCAACATGCGTTCTTATGGCTTGAACAACGACCAAGATAACCCACAGCCTACTAAATTTTCTTTGGATTTAAAAAGCTTGCATTCTATTATTCAAGAGGGTGAAAACTCAGAGGTGTTTAGAAGAAAAATCATAGACACCATTAAAGCCCAAAGTGAAGACAAATTCACCAAAGATGTTTTCTACGCTACAGGAGACACTCTTAAAAACCTTTCTTTGAATTTTGATTTTTCTAACCCCAACCACATGCAATGGAACGTGCCGCAACTTTTATTAGAGGGCGAATTTAAAGATAACGCCTATGTTTTTAGGATCAAAGATTTGAAAAAAATCAAGCCCTATTCCCCTATTATGAAATATTTCGCCTTAGAAGATGGCTCTTTGGAAGTTTCTACGAGCGATTTTATTAATATTGATTTTTTTGCTAAAGATTTGAAAATCACTTTACCCATCTATCATAGCAACGGCAAGCAGTTTAATTCCCTCTCTTTATTTGGCTCTATTAATAAAGATGAAATTTCTGTCTATACTCCAAGCAAAAGCATATCCATAAAAGTTAAGGGGGATCAAAAGGATATTACCCTTAATAACATTGATTTGAGTATTGATGATTTCTTGGATAGTAAAATGCCAGCGATTGCGGAATTATTCTCAAAAGAACGAAAAGAAAAGCCTAGCTCTAAAGAAATCCAAGATGAAGATGTTTTCATTAGCGCCAAACAACGCTATGAAAAAGCCCACAAAATTATCCCTATCTCTACACGCATCCATGCTAAAGATGTCGTGCTGATCTATAAAAAAATGCCTTTTCCTTTAGAAAATCTTGACATTGTCGCTCAAGACGATAGGGTGAAAATTGATGGCAATTATAAAAACGCCATGATCATGGCGGATTTAGTGCATGGGGCTTTGTATCTTAAGGCTCATAATTTTAGCGGAGATTATATCAACACCATCCTCCAAAAAGATTTCGTAGAAGGAGGCTTATTCACGCTTATTGGGGCTCTTGAAGATCAGGTTTTCAATGGCGAATTGAAATTCCAAAACACAAGCTTAAAGAATTTCGCCCTCATGCAAAACATGGTCAATCTCATCAACACCATTCCCTCTCTCATTGTCTTTAGGAACCCTCATTTAGGGGCTAATGGCTATCAGATCAAAACCGGCTCCGTTGTTTTTGGGATCACTAAAGAATATTTAGGGTTAGAAAAAATTGATCTTGTCGGCAAAACGCTTGATATTGCTGGCAATGGGATCATTGAATTAGACAAAAACAAATTGGATTTGAATTTAGAAGTTTCCACTATCAAGGCTTTGAGTAATGTTTTAAATAAAATCCCTATCGTGGGCTATCTTGTTTTAGGAAAAGGAGGTAAAATCACCACTAATGTGAATGTCAAAGGCACGCTGGATAAACCTAAAACTCAAGTAACTTTAGCGTCAGATATTATCCAAGCGCCTTTTAAAATCTTGCGCCGTATTTTCACACCCATTGACATTATCGTGGATGAAGTCAAAAAAAATATTGAATCAAAAAGGAAATTAAAATGA
- the mltG gene encoding endolytic transglycosylase MltG, with amino-acid sequence MTTKRVNTATNKIMTLNTFLDTCFLFFISILFYLSIPIYPNKVVVVPQGSLKKVFFSLKDQGVDINALDLLLLRLMGMPKKGYIDMGDGALRKGDFLVRLIKAKAAQKSATLIPGETRYFFTQILSETYQLGVGDLNEAYESIAPRLNGSVIEDGVIWPDTYHLPLGEDAFKIMQALIGQSLKKHEALSKQWLGYYHKEEWFEKIILASIVQKEAANIEEMPLIASVIFNRLKKGMPLQMDGALNYQEFSHAKVTKERIKTDNTPYNTYKFKGLPKNPVGSVSLEAIRAVIFPKKTNFLYFVKMPDKKHAFSATYKEHLKNINLSNNHFYD; translated from the coding sequence ATGACGACTAAAAGAGTGAATACTGCCACAAACAAGATAATGACATTAAACACTTTCTTGGATACATGTTTTCTTTTCTTCATCAGTATTCTTTTTTACTTAAGTATACCAATTTATCCTAACAAAGTGGTGGTTGTCCCGCAAGGTTCGCTCAAAAAAGTGTTTTTTTCTTTAAAAGATCAGGGCGTGGATATTAACGCTTTGGATTTGCTTTTGTTACGCCTGATGGGCATGCCTAAAAAAGGTTATATTGATATGGGCGATGGGGCTTTAAGGAAGGGGGATTTTTTAGTCCGTTTGATCAAAGCGAAAGCGGCGCAAAAAAGCGCGACTTTAATCCCTGGAGAAACCCGCTATTTTTTCACGCAAATTTTGAGCGAGACTTACCAGTTAGGAGTTGGCGATCTCAATGAAGCTTATGAAAGCATCGCGCCACGATTAAACGGCTCTGTGATAGAAGATGGGGTGATATGGCCAGACACTTATCATTTGCCTTTAGGGGAGGACGCTTTTAAAATCATGCAAGCTTTAATCGGTCAATCTCTCAAAAAACACGAAGCTTTAAGCAAGCAATGGCTTGGATACTACCATAAAGAAGAGTGGTTTGAAAAAATCATTCTCGCTTCTATTGTGCAAAAAGAAGCCGCTAATATTGAAGAAATGCCCCTGATTGCGAGCGTGATTTTTAACCGCTTGAAAAAAGGCATGCCTTTACAAATGGATGGGGCTTTGAATTATCAGGAATTTTCACACGCTAAAGTAACCAAAGAGCGCATTAAAACCGATAACACCCCCTACAATACTTATAAATTTAAGGGTTTGCCTAAAAATCCTGTGGGGAGCGTGAGCCTAGAAGCGATTAGAGCGGTGATATTCCCTAAAAAAACTAATTTTTTGTATTTTGTGAAAATGCCGGATAAAAAACATGCTTTCAGCGCGACTTATAAGGAGCATTTAAAAAACATTAATCTTTCTAATAATCATTTTTATGATTAG
- a CDS encoding 4Fe-4S dicluster domain-containing protein yields MAKMSAPDGVAVWVNEDRCKGCDICVSVCPAGVLGMGIEKERVLGKVAKVAYPESCIGCVQCELHCPDFAIYVADRKDFKFAKVSKEAQERSEKVKANKYMLLEETILEGRGK; encoded by the coding sequence ATGGCTAAAATGAGCGCTCCAGATGGGGTTGCCGTTTGGGTGAATGAGGACAGGTGTAAGGGTTGTGATATTTGCGTATCGGTATGCCCTGCTGGGGTTCTTGGCATGGGGATTGAAAAAGAAAGGGTTCTTGGAAAAGTGGCCAAAGTAGCCTACCCAGAGAGTTGTATCGGTTGCGTGCAATGCGAGTTGCACTGCCCGGATTTTGCGATTTATGTGGCTGACAGGAAGGATTTCAAATTCGCTAAAGTTTCTAAAGAAGCCCAAGAAAGAAGCGAAAAGGTTAAGGCCAATAAATACATGCTCTTAGAAGAGACTATTTTAGAAGGGAGAGGCAAATAA